The following are from one region of the SAR324 cluster bacterium genome:
- a CDS encoding phytanoyl-CoA dioxygenase family protein, with amino-acid sequence MFSKKEIDEYFLNGFVVKSDFISPLMISKFKKEIDSIIGESSLESHDKTKMEMEPKQKINGRKVRRIYEPCTYYPLFEEYASSPVVLDHIECLLGKNIFFHYSKLNMKASSVGAVVEWHQDLAYYPLTNKDSLAILLYIDDASKDNGCLKVMPKYHTKKLLNHTRNGFFQGMITEKFDTSKAMNLEGKSGTAIFMHCMVPHASNMNTSNFQRRTLISSYRAADAFPILINSRESSPEKYAKIVRGDEQMNARFTMRSFPIPKYFEDAKSLFSLQDRAKESLTNDKSLLL; translated from the coding sequence ATGTTTTCCAAAAAAGAGATTGACGAATATTTTCTGAATGGTTTTGTTGTAAAGTCAGATTTTATTAGTCCCTTGATGATAAGTAAGTTTAAGAAAGAAATTGATTCTATCATTGGTGAATCCTCGTTGGAGAGTCATGATAAGACTAAAATGGAGATGGAACCAAAACAAAAAATTAATGGTAGAAAAGTACGTCGTATCTATGAACCCTGTACTTATTATCCGCTTTTTGAAGAATACGCTTCTTCTCCTGTGGTATTGGATCATATTGAATGTCTTTTAGGCAAAAATATTTTTTTTCATTACAGCAAACTTAATATGAAGGCATCTAGTGTAGGTGCTGTAGTTGAATGGCATCAAGACTTAGCTTATTATCCACTTACAAATAAAGATTCACTTGCAATTTTACTTTATATTGATGATGCATCCAAAGATAATGGGTGTTTGAAAGTCATGCCAAAATATCATACAAAAAAGTTGTTGAATCATACCAGGAATGGTTTTTTCCAAGGTATGATTACAGAAAAATTTGACACATCGAAAGCTATGAATCTCGAAGGAAAAAGTGGTACTGCTATTTTTATGCATTGTATGGTTCCACACGCTTCTAATATGAACACATCAAATTTCCAAAGAAGAACTCTCATTTCCAGTTACCGTGCAGCAGATGCTTTTCCCATTTTAATTAATAGTAGAGAATCATCTCCTGAGAAATATGCAAAAATTGTTAGAGGTGATGAGCAAATGAATGCGAGATTTACGATGAGATCCTTTCCCATACCTAAATATTTTGAAGATGCTAAGTCCCTGTTTTCTCTTCAAGATAGAGCCAAAGAATCTTTAACTAATGACAAATCCCTATTATTATAA
- a CDS encoding helix-turn-helix domain-containing protein has product MRRGKDPALKEQAQKLYLEGLGLRAIGRILGVHHKTVSRWLVQAAGQLPVNQPETKASSLIEVDAL; this is encoded by the coding sequence ATGCGCAGGGGCAAGGATCCAGCCCTCAAAGAACAGGCTCAAAAGCTATACCTCGAAGGACTGGGGCTCAGAGCCATTGGCAGAATTCTTGGGGTGCATCACAAAACAGTTTCCCGCTGGCTTGTCCAGGCCGCAGGGCAGTTACCAGTCAACCAACCCGAGACGAAGGCCTCTTCCTTGATTGAGGTCGATGCACTCTG